The Alkalinema sp. FACHB-956 DNA window ATTTTTGGCGCACCCCCCCTCGCCACTTGGTCGGATCCGGAATCGGAAATGGGCAACTTCACCCGCGTCTACAGTTTTCTGGGTAATCCCAACCTGCTGGCGAGCTATCTGATCCCAGCGGTCGCCTACAGCCTCATGGCCATTTTCGTCTGGCGCGGTAAATTACCGAAAGCCCTCGCTGCTGTCATGGCGATCGTCAATACCCTCTCCCTCGTCTTTACCTTCAGTCGAGGGGGCTGGATTGGCCTCGTGCTGGCCCTGGTTATCATGGGCTTGCTGGTGGGATTCTGGCTGAATCTCTACCGCAAAAAGTGGGTGTTGCCTGCGGTACTGGGCGGCATGGGGGGCTTTATTTTGCTGAGTGTCCTGTTTGTGCCACCCGTGCGATCGCGGGTGATGAGCATGTTCATTGGCCGGGGAGACAGTAGTAATAACTTCCGGCTCAATGTGTGGACTTCGGTGGTGGATATGATCAAGGCGCGTCCGGTTCTGGGTATTGGGCCAGGAAACGATGCCTTTAACAAAATCTATCCCCTCTATGCCCGATCGCGCTTTACCGCATTGAGTGCCTATTCCGTTCTGTTGGAAATTTGCGTAGAAACGGGTTTGATTGGCCTCTTTAGCTTCCTCTGGTTCCTGTCGGTCACCTTTACCCAAGGCATCGTGCAACTGCGACGGCTGCGGGATAGCTTGAATACCGATGGCTTCTGGTTGATTGGAGCCGTGGGAAGCATGGTAGGACTGCTGGGACAAGGTTTAGTGGACACCGTGTGGTATCGGCCTCAGGTGAATATGCTGTGGTGGTTGGCCGTTGCCATTATTGCCAGCTTTTACACAGCCCAGCCCCTGGTTCAGCAGACCGCAACCCCAATCCCACCCACCCCCACCCCCTCAGATGCCCTCAAACCCGGACAGCGGGGCTTTGCCGCCAGTATGTTTGGTGACCACCTTACCGTAGAGGATCGAGCCGACGATCGGGATTCTGAGGCTCCGTCCCCGGCGAACCCCGATCGCCAGTCCTAGCCGCTGATGTCATAATCTCTTGACGTATTAAATTCATACGGCCTTCATACAGTCCCAGCGAGGGCTCTGGACGAGCGGACTAGCGTGGTTTGTGCCATCGCCAGTTCTGTGAGATCCCAGGCGATCGCTGGGCTGTTTATTTTTCAGCCCGCAATTGTATCCGGGAGATCGTCAATCCACGGTGCACCTTCGCCGTATTTTCACAGTGGCAAGGCCCCACTCTCCAGGAAATCTTTTAACCTGGGGGGAAAGCATTCGGTGTTATCTATGTCCCGTGCCCGACTGGATGAAGCGGCCATTGTTCAAATGGCCCAGAAGTTGCTCTATGAGCAAGCGATGGTCACTTTGGATGGGCAATGGATTGGTGCGGTTGCCGCCATTCCCAAACAATCTCGGAAACAGCCCGTTCAACCAGAACTCAACTACGGTGAAATTTTTATTCGGGATAATGTGCCTGTGATGGCATATTTTCTCACGCAGGGGAAGTACGAGCCGGTGCGCCATTTCCTGCTGACTTGCCTACGCTTACAAAGCCAAGAAATCCAAACCCGAGGCATTTTTCCCACCAGCTTCGTAGAGCAGGATGGCCATGTGGTTGCCGATTATGGCCAGCGGGCGATCGGACGGGTAGTTTCTGTGGATGCGACGCTGTGGTGGGTCATTTTGGCCTATATGTACGTGCGGGCCAGTGGCGATCGGGATTTTGCGGGCCAAGCGATCGTGCAAAGCGGCATTCAGCAATTTCTGGATCTGATTTTGCGACCTTCGTTTCGCAAAGCGCCCACCCTCTATGTCCCCGATGGCGCATTTATGATCGATCGTCCGCTGGATGTGTGGGGCGCACCCTTGGAAATTCAGGTCTTGCTCTATGGGGCGTTGCACAGTGCAGCAGGGTTAATGCAAATTGGCTCGGAATCCGTTCACTCCCAAGCGTCTAACGCGCAAGATCCAAATCAGCGGACGAAATCGAAATCCTATTTATTCCAAACGCCGCACTCCGTTCACCATTGTTTGGAATATGCCCACCGATTACGGCAGTATCTGCTGAAGCATTATTGGGTGACGAGTAAAACCGTGCAGGTGCTCAGACGCCGCCCCACGGAACAGTATGGGGTGGAAATTCAGAATGAATATAATATCCACACGGAAACGATTCCCCACTGGTTGCAGGATTGGATGGGGCCTCGGGGGGGATATCTGATTGGGAATATTCGCACGGGGCGGCCTGATTTTCGCTTCTTTACCTTAGGCAATTGTCTGGGAGCGATTTTTGATGTGATTTCGGTGAAACAGCAGCAAGCCCTGTTTCGCTTAGTGGTGCAAAATCAGCATGATTTGGTGGCCCACATGCCCCTGCGCATTTGTCATCCCCCGCTTGTTGAGGAGGATTGGCGCAATAAAACGGGCTACGATCGCAAAAACTTACCTTGGTGCTATCACAACGCGGGTCACTGGCCTTGTTTGATGTGGTTTTTAGCGACGGCAATGCTGCGTCGGCACCATCCAGAGGATTTAGCGATCGAGGTGCGGCAGTTGTTAGAAGTGAGTTATCAACTGATGCTGCGGCAGTTGCCCCAACAAAAGTGGGCAGAATATTTCGATGGCCCAACGGGAAATTGGATCGGGCAACAGGCACGCATTAATCAAACTTGGACGATCGTTGGCTTTTTACTGATGCACCATTTGCTGCGGGTGAACGGCCAAGATGCCCACCTGCTGGATGTGCATTACGACATGAAGTTGTAATGACAGTTGGACTAGTCGCTGGAATTACAATCGATCGTGCCATTATAAAACCCCTCTCTCTCCAGAAAGGGGTTTTGCTATCTGAACCGATGGTCGTCTAAACCAACGGTATAAGATTTGCACGTTATGGTTCTCTCAAAGCCAATTGCTCCCAAGCTAACGAGCAATCATTTAAAAGCACAACTGAAAGCACAACTGGAAACACAACTGGAAATACAACCAGAAACAGAAATGAAAGCACGAATTTAGATCATCACGTGAGAGGTTCCTGTTAGAGAACCCTCTTCCTACCAGAGAATCATCGTGTTGTAGTGCTCGCGGATGTAGGATTTCAACGACTGCGGTTGAATGTGGGGATAGCGATCGGTCATCACAGCCCCCAGCTTACCTTTTCCAGAGACTAAGGCATAGTGATACTGTTGGGAGAGATAATCCCGCATCGATCGGGCCGTTTCCCGTTTCTGTTCAATCCAGCGTTGTAACTCGGCTACACTCCCCAAATTCCGCTCTGCCAACACTTGAATCGTATTGGCTTCAAACAGCGTTTTCAATTCTTTCATCGTGACCGTGTCACCCGCCACTTGCAACGCGGTATTCGCCAAACCTTCATCGAGTACAGCCTCAGCGGTGTAGGCGGCCACATCGTGCACCGTCGTGGTGTCAAAGGCCGTATTGCCATCGCCCCAATACTTAAACAATCCCTTGTGTAAATCAAACACCACCCCAAAGGGACTGAACAAAACCTCTGTCAGAATGCCATTCAGAATCAGCGTGTGGGATAACTTACGATTTCCCTGGAGGGCTTGATAAATCGCTTTCCGGAAGTTCAAGCTGTAGTGATCGCCCCAGTCTAAGTTGCGATAATCCACGGAGAAATCAGAGGGAATGAACCGTTTGACGCCTGCGGCTTCTGCGGCTTGAATCAGGTTCATTTGCCCATTGACAACCACATCCGCATCGCCATTGACCACAGAAACCACAGTTTCAATGCCACGGCAGGCGGCTACCAAACTTTCGGGAACCAGCAGATCCCCATGCACCAACTGCACACCCATCCGTTGCAAGTTGAGCAGTTTTTCCTGACTGTGGGGATTACTGGACGTATGTTCTCGAACGAGTGCTTTGACGGTCAAGTTTTCTTTTTGTGCGAGGGCTTTACCAATTTCATAGCCCACCATACCCGTTGCACCGACTAACAGGACTGGTAACTTCGCAGTCATAGCTCTAATCCTCAATTGCACAGAAAAGATTGCCAGAACAGATTACACAGAACAGATTAAATTGAATATAAAAAATACTCGTTATTCAACAATTAATACAACAATTAATGCA harbors:
- a CDS encoding IctB family putative bicarbonate transporter, whose product is MHTFWQSFTLQTLPLYQWRSSSYLYQLVGLLQAWRSGSWLLQQGDLMALGLLGILFGLAPYVSTTLISILLIACIGFWALLTISDPREKAGWGFTPIHLTLLLYWGISVIATGLSPVRTAAIEGLAKLTLYLLTFVVMARVLRIPRLRSWLIGIYLHTALLVSCYGIRQWIFGAPPLATWSDPESEMGNFTRVYSFLGNPNLLASYLIPAVAYSLMAIFVWRGKLPKALAAVMAIVNTLSLVFTFSRGGWIGLVLALVIMGLLVGFWLNLYRKKWVLPAVLGGMGGFILLSVLFVPPVRSRVMSMFIGRGDSSNNFRLNVWTSVVDMIKARPVLGIGPGNDAFNKIYPLYARSRFTALSAYSVLLEICVETGLIGLFSFLWFLSVTFTQGIVQLRRLRDSLNTDGFWLIGAVGSMVGLLGQGLVDTVWYRPQVNMLWWLAVAIIASFYTAQPLVQQTATPIPPTPTPSDALKPGQRGFAASMFGDHLTVEDRADDRDSEAPSPANPDRQS
- a CDS encoding glycoside hydrolase 100 family protein; translation: MSRARLDEAAIVQMAQKLLYEQAMVTLDGQWIGAVAAIPKQSRKQPVQPELNYGEIFIRDNVPVMAYFLTQGKYEPVRHFLLTCLRLQSQEIQTRGIFPTSFVEQDGHVVADYGQRAIGRVVSVDATLWWVILAYMYVRASGDRDFAGQAIVQSGIQQFLDLILRPSFRKAPTLYVPDGAFMIDRPLDVWGAPLEIQVLLYGALHSAAGLMQIGSESVHSQASNAQDPNQRTKSKSYLFQTPHSVHHCLEYAHRLRQYLLKHYWVTSKTVQVLRRRPTEQYGVEIQNEYNIHTETIPHWLQDWMGPRGGYLIGNIRTGRPDFRFFTLGNCLGAIFDVISVKQQQALFRLVVQNQHDLVAHMPLRICHPPLVEEDWRNKTGYDRKNLPWCYHNAGHWPCLMWFLATAMLRRHHPEDLAIEVRQLLEVSYQLMLRQLPQQKWAEYFDGPTGNWIGQQARINQTWTIVGFLLMHHLLRVNGQDAHLLDVHYDMKL
- a CDS encoding NmrA family NAD(P)-binding protein, translated to MTAKLPVLLVGATGMVGYEIGKALAQKENLTVKALVREHTSSNPHSQEKLLNLQRMGVQLVHGDLLVPESLVAACRGIETVVSVVNGDADVVVNGQMNLIQAAEAAGVKRFIPSDFSVDYRNLDWGDHYSLNFRKAIYQALQGNRKLSHTLILNGILTEVLFSPFGVVFDLHKGLFKYWGDGNTAFDTTTVHDVAAYTAEAVLDEGLANTALQVAGDTVTMKELKTLFEANTIQVLAERNLGSVAELQRWIEQKRETARSMRDYLSQQYHYALVSGKGKLGAVMTDRYPHIQPQSLKSYIREHYNTMILW